AGGCCAGAAGCACGGTGAAGGCCGGGTAAAGCGAAGAGATCACCGCGGCCACGTCCAGCCGCCCAGCCTGGGCGGCCGCCAGAAAGAGCACGTTGCCACCGGCGTCCAAAAGCCCCGCTAAAACCACCAGGGGCAGCGTTCGGGAAAACCCCAGCCCAGCCGAGGCCCGGCTTTGCCAGAGCCAAAGGAGCATCAGGGCTAAAGCGGTCAGCTTAGCCAGGGCCGAGGGCCAGAAAAGACCCTCCACCCGGTCAATCAGCACAAAGTAGCCGCCAAAACCGGCCCCAGCTAAGAAGGCGTACCCCAACCCCTGCGCACCTCCCTGGGCTCCCTCGGGGCGGGCGGCCAGCCAGACCCCTACGAGCCCAAAGCCGAAGCCCAGAAGCTGTAGAGGCGCCGGCACACCCTCCAGGCCCATCCCTACCAGGGCCGCCAGCCCTGCGCCCACCACGCCCGCTACAGGAGCGACCAGCCCCATCTGGCCTGTCATGAAGGCCCGGTAGAGGAAAAAGAGGCCTGCACAACCCGCCACACCGGCTCCCAGGCTCCAGGGCAGGTCGGAGGGTTGGAGTTCCTCACCCCGTCCCAAAGCCGCTAGAGTAAAAAACAGAAAGCCGGTGGCGTGCACCAAAAGGGCCACCCAGTAGGGGTTGAGCCGCCGGGCCGCCACCCCACCGCCAAAATCGCCGGCCCCCCAGGAAAGGGCCGAAAGAAGAGCTAGGGCCACGGCCGAGAGCTCAGCGCCCACGACACCTCCCACACAAGGGCCCATCTTACCGCTCCTTTTGCAGAACGAGGGGTTTTATAATCTGCTCCACACGGAGGACGAGGATGGGTGCGCTAGAGGGCATCCGGGTGCTCGAGTTGGGCAGCTTTATCGCCGGCCCCTTTGCTGGGCAGCTCCTGGCCGATCACGGGGCCGAGGTGATCAAGGTCGAGCCCCCCCAGGGGGACCCTATGCGCTCCTGGGGGGTACAGCTCAAGGATGGCCAGTCCTTGTGGTGGCCGGTGATCGGGCGGAACAAGAAGAGCGTGGTGCTAGACCTGCAAACCAAGCAAGGGCAGCGGCTGGTGCGAAAGCTCGTGACGCAGGTGGATGTGCTTCTGGAGAACTTCCGGCCCGGGGTGCTGGAAAAACTAGGGCAGGAACCCCAGGCGCTTTTAGCAGAAAACCCCCGACTGGTCATCGCCTGGGTTTCGGGATTTGGTCAGACCGGCCCCTATCGCGAGCAGGCAGGCTTTGGCAGCCTAGCCGAGGCCATGGGAGGCCTGCGATACCATTTCCATGGGGGATAGTCTAGCCGGGCTCCTTGCCGCTTTCGGCATTCTAGCAGCCCTAAGCGCCCGCGAGCGAACGGAGCGGGGCCAAGTGGTGAACGCAGGCCTGACCGATGCGGTGATGGAAAGTGTTCACGAAGTACAACGTTCTAGGCGTGGTGCGGGAGCGCACCGGCAACACCCCTCCCGGCATAGCCCCTTCCAACCTATACCCCACCCGGGATGGCCGCTACATCCAGATCGGGGCCAACGCCGACGGCCCCTTCGTTCGGCTCCGCCGGGCCATGGGGCGGCCTGAGCTGGCACAGGACCCCCGCTTTGCTACCCACCGGGCCCAGATCGACCTCAATAAAACCCACACCAAACAGCTTTTTGGACCGGGTACCCAAACCTTGAAAGGGCCCCTAATCCCCTATGCGCTCGGCGTAGAAACCGTTGAGGATGGGCACAATGCCCACGATGTAGCCCGAATGGCCCACGAACAGGCTCTTATTGCCGCGCATCATGTAGCCGATGAAGATCTTGTCAAGGCTGGAACCGTATAGGCCCCTCACCTCAAATTGGATGCGCGTGGGGTTGTTGGCGTTGTAGCTGATCTTGAGGGGGAACTCCTGGCCCTGGTAGACGTAAACCCCGCTCAGCACCCCACTGTTGTAGCGGATGCGGAGCTCGCCCCGAAGGGGCTCGCCCAGCACGGGGACGCTGGTGTCGTCATCGTAGACCTGCCAGCGGCCGGCAAACGACTCCGCCCGCGGGGGGCCGCTGACGCTTGCTGAGCCGCTGGGCACGCCCCTATCCCGGTACATCACCACGCCCCAGTCCTCGGTAAACCCGGTGGCAATCCGGCCGTTTTTGAAGAAGATGACCCTGAACTCCTTGGTTTCGGTCACCCGGTCAGGCAAGTCCCGCCAGGGTTCGGAGGCCGTGTCCGGGAGGAGCCAGAAGCGAACAAAGCGCAGCGCAGGAAGGGTCTCCCCGTTGACCCGGAAGCCAGATAAACCCGGTATGTGGAAGGTGCCCAGCCGTCGGTCCACGGCTCCTGCTGGAGCGCCGCTAAACCGCTCACGTAGAATGGCGTTCGTCATGGTCCTGGGCAGATGGTAGATGCCGAGCTGCCGGGTCACAAACCCGTCCAGGTTGATGTTCCAAAGCCCGAGGGGATAGGCCGGGCTGAAGCCGTCGGGCCGCCGCACCGCCCGCACCACCGCTGCCTCGTAGATAAGGCCCAGGGTGACCCAGTCGTAGGACATGGCCACGAAGCCATCTCCATCGGGGTCGGCTTCCACAGGGCTACCCCGGCCCCTCTCGTCCCGTCCCCAGGAGTTCTTGACCAGGAACACGCGGCGTGCGTCGTCGTAGCCCACCATCAGCATGGCGTGGCCGCCCCAGCTATCCGGACCGGGACCGGGGATCCAGACGTTATCCCGGAACTCTAGCCGCACCTCCTCACCGTACCTCCTACCTATCAAAACTGCGCTGAAGGCGATTTCCCGCCCCTCGGCCAGCTGGGTTTTGTACCACTCCAGACGGATGAGCTCCTCAGGCCTGGCATAAACGATGTGGCTTGGGCCGTAGATGGCCTGCTGCTGGGCCGCATTGGGGAAAGGGGTTACAGGAGCCCGGTAGAGGGGATAGATTTCGCGTCCTCTCTCGTCCAGGGTTTGCACGGTCCAAAGCCGGTGGGTCAGGTTGAAGGTGTCCAGGTAATCCTGGCGCTCGGTGATGGGGCCGTACCAGAGCACCCGGGGGTCATCCAAGGGGTCATCGGTCTTTTCCAAGAAGGGGCGGGTGTTGTTGTAGGGCCAGTGGGTTTCTGCGGGGATGCCGTAGCGCAGCACGTGGTCCAGGCCCCAGGTCACCCCGCCCCCGCTGAGGCCATAAATGGCGTTCTCCCGCAGGGGGAGCGGCATGGGAGCACCGGGGGCACCGGTGCTGATCAGGAGGCCCATTTTCTGCGCGCCGTTGATCCATTCCTCGGAGAGGTCCAGCTCCAGACCATGCAGGCGTTTGTAGGCAGCCTCCAGCAAAGCCGCTACCGCGAAGGAGGTGCAGGTCCCCCGTATCCACTGGTCGCGAATCGGGGTCTGGTTGGCCCGCAGGTCCGCGCTGGGGGGTAGGGCCAGGGGGCGGATTGGCTGCCCCTGGGGCAGGGGGCCCTCCTCCTCCAGGATCGCTTCGTTGCCATCCTGGAGCCTTGTTTCGTAGTAGGCCCTGGCTTCTTCTATTTCTTCCAGGGTGTTTAGGGCTACCAGACGGCCGTCCTCGAGCCGCACGTATGGGCGGTCGTTGGGCAGGCCATTGCCCGAGGGGGGGGTCGGGGGGGTGCACCCCACCATCCCCAAGACCAGCCAAAACAGGAAACCAAACCTAACTTTCATGGCCTTTTTCCTCCTTTTTTCTCTCCTAGGGCAGCCGGTGGTAAAGCGGCAGCCCCGCCGGCGCTGGGTAGAGGGCAGGGAAGCGGGTGTACTGGGTGCCGCTTGTGCCCACGGTGAAGACCCGTTCCGGGATGACCGGGCTTCCCGGTGAGTTCACCCCGCTGAGCTGGCCCGGCGCCAGCCGGGCGAACCTGTCGGCGGTGTAGGTGACCCAGAGGCCCCCACCCTCGTCAAAGGCCATCCCGTAGAGGAGAGCCCCCACATTCAGGTAGACCCGCACCGAAGGGGTCAGGCTGGTGCTTCCGGTGCCGGCCAGTTCGGCTGGGGTGAAGCGGTAGAGGGCGTTGTCGCCGAAGGCCATTACCCAGAGATTCCCCCCCGCGTCAAAGGCCAGGCGGTAAGCGTCCAGCCGGCTGACCCCATCGCTGGCGATGAGCTCCCGGTCCGGCGGGCCGCTGTAAGAGGCCTCAAGCCGTGCCCGGTCGTAGCGCACCGTGGTGCCATCGGAACTGCCCCCCCGGCCCAGCCAGAGGTTGCCGCCGGCGTCAAAGGCCAGGTGCTGGGGGTTGTCCACCTGGAGGATCACCCCGGCGCTCAGGGTGGTCCGGCCACTCCCGGCCCCGGCGAGCTGCTCCCGGGTCAGGCGGTAGACCCGGTCGGTGCAGGTAGCAGCCACCCAGAGGTTCCCCTCCGGGTCAAAGGCCAGCCCTGAGGGGAGGCAGGTGAGGCCCTGGAGGTCAATCCGGCGGTCGGGGGTGGGGCTTGGGCCGGTGAGGGTCTCCGCCGGGTAGCGGTAGAGGTGGGGGTCGGCGGTGGTGCCCCCGAGGACCCAGAGGTTGCCCTCCTGGTCAAAGGCAAGCCCTTCGCTGCCGCGGGTGGGGGCGCTGGGGTCGGGGTTCAGCGTACCCCCTGCGGCCAGGTTTCCCCGGGCGAAGCCCAGGGTACGGTCGGCCGAGTCGTCCCCTAGCCAGAGCCTGCCGCTCGTGGGGATGGGGGCGTAGGCCACGGCCACGGAGGTGGTTTCCCCCGGGCGCACGCAAGTGGGGCTTGGGCTTGCCCCTCCCCGGTAGGCCTGGCGGATAAGGGGGTGGGTGTCCGCCGTCTTTTCCGCCCGCAGGGTGTAGATGCCCGCCTCCACGGCGAGGGTCTGGCCGGCGGTTAGCGTGCGGCTATACCCCCCGGGCCCCGTCACCTGCACCCGGGCCAGGACGCCCTCGGGGAGGCCGGAGACCTCCACCCGGAGGCTACCCTGTCCTGCGGCGGGGCAGTTGCCCTGATTTCCCCCGCTGCCAGGATTGCAAGCGGGGAGGAGAAGAAGTGCTCCTAGAGCCAAGGTCCACCATTTTTGACCCATCTTCACTTCACCCCTTCCCGTGGCCCCTTAGGAGGCCTTCCCAGCGGATAGCGCGCTTCTAGGTGGCGGAGGAGGCTCTGCCAGTCCGGGAAGTAGCGGGGTTCCTCCCCGGTTTCCCGGAGGAGGAGGGGGTGTTTCCCCTTGGGGTCCACCCGGAGGATTAGGAGTTTCCCCCGCACCCTTTGAGGATGGGGGAGGGGGCGTTGCAAGGGCGTTGCAAGGGGCTAAGCGGCCGGGGTCAGGAACAGGCTATCCAGAAGGCGGTGCCAGGCGGCAAGGGTCTCCTGGTACGCCGGAGGGGTCAGGGATTGCTGGCGGGCCCGGTGGGCACGCAACCGCGTGAGGGCCCCGGTGGGGTCCAGGCCGCAGGCCGCCTGGGCCAGGAGAGGGATGTCGGAGGTGGGGAGGCGGTCCCCCAGGGTTTTTTCGGCTAGGGCCCTCGCCTCCTGTGCCCGCCCCTGCCTGAGGAGGGCCAGAGCCAGCCAGGCGGCGTCCAGGGGCCAGTCGGGCCTTTGGGCTTCTAAAACCTGGCGCAGCAGGGACTCTGCTTCCTCTAAGTTCCCCTGGAGGAGGCGGGCCACGGCCAGGTCGGCCTGGGCCTCGAGAGCGCTCTGCTTAAGACCCGCCGCCTCGGCCAGGCCCAGGCTTTGACGGAAGAGGGCTTCGGCCCCTTCCAGGTTCCCCCTCCAAAGCAGGGTGTTGCCCAAAGCCCGGGCCGCCTCGCTGCTACCCCGGGGTTCCCCTATGGCCTGGAAGACCTCGAGGGCCCTTTGCGCCCAGGTTTCGGCCTCCTGGAAGGCACCGAAACGGAGGAGGAGGCCGGCCAGGTTGATGCCCACCCCAGCCTGGAAGTGGGTCCGGCCCAGCTCCCCGAAGTGGGCGTGGGCCGCGTAGTAACTTTCCAGCGCTTCTGCGTAGCGCTCCAGGCGAACCAGGGCTAGGCCGCGGAAGTTCTGGAAGACCCCCAAAGCCTCCCGGTAGCCCAGGGCTTCGGCCCTGGTATAGGCCTCTGTAGCCTCCGCCAGCGCTTCCGCCCAGGCCTCCTTGCGCAGGGCCAGGGTGCAGGCAAACTGCTTAAGCCGCACCTCGGCGAGGCCGGGGCGTCCCAGGCGGGCCAGGTGGCCGAGCCAGGTTTCCAAGTCCTCGCTCTCAGCCACCACGGCGAGCTTGGCCAGCAGGTAGGCGGCGGCAGCCATGGCGGCCTCCTTGCCTTCTTGGCTGGCCTTTTCCCAAACCCGAAGGGCCTCCTCCCTGGCCCCGGGTTTTCCCAGATTGGCCAGGGCATCCGCCCGGAAAAGGCAGATCTGGGGGTGCTCCCCCAGGGCCAGGGCCGCCTCTGCGTGGGCCAAGGCCTCCCCCCAACGCCCACCCATGGCCAGAAAGCGCACCCGGCGGAGGCCCGTTTCCAGGCGGAGGGAGGAGGGTAGCTCAGGGGTCAGGCTTTCCAGGGTCTTCAGGACAGCCTCCTGGGCGGGGATCTGTCCCGAGAGCATTAGGGCCTCCTCTAACTCCAGGAGCAGGCGGGCCTGGTCCTCCGCTTCGGCGCCGGCCCTCTTCTGGACCTCGCGGGCCCAGGAGAGGATCTCCGCGGCCACGGGAAAGGCCTGGCGTTCCAGGGCCGTCCGCCCCGCCCGCATAGCTACATGCCAGGCCTCCTTCAGGCGCCCTGCCGCCTCCAGGTGCCGGTAAGGAGCCTCCCCTTGGGCCAGGAGCTCCTCTGCCAACAAAACGTGGAGGGTGCGGCGTCGGGCGGGGGGCATCTCCTCCAGGACGGCCTGGCGGAAGAGCTCGTGGGCGAAGGTATACCCCTCTGCCCCACCCCGCAGGTACCCCGCCGCTTCCAGGCCCTCCAGGGTTTCCATCCAGGCCAGGGTCTCTCCCCCCAAAAGGCGGCGCAGACTGAAGGGGTCCAAGGGGTTCCCCGCCACGGCCAGCATTTCCGCTGCCCTTCGCCCCCCCAGGGCCTCGAGGCCCCGCACCACCTCCTCGTGGATGCTTTCCGGGAGGGGAAGCTCCCGGTAGTCCTCCGTGGCCTCGTCAAAGGGGGTGTGCCAGCCCTCCGGGTCTGCCCGGAGGAGGCCTTGGGCCATGAGGTGTTCCAGGGTGCGGAGGAGAAAGAGGGGATTCCCCCCAGTGGCCCGGTGTAGCCTTCGGGAGAAGAGTACCCCTCCGGTTTCCATACGGGAGAGGGTGCGTACCAACCGCAGCACGTCCTCTTCCGCCAGCGGGTGGAGCCGTACGGGGCTCAGGAGGCCGTCCCGCTCAAGCTCCCGGAGCGCCGCTGCCAGGGGGTGGGGTTCCCGTAGCGCCTCGGGCCGGGTTGCCCCTAGGACCCGCACTCCGAAGGCCCGGCTACGGCGTACCAGGTAGGGCAGAAACGCCAGCGTGGCGGCGTCTGCGTGGTGAAGGTCATCCAGCACCACCACCCCCCCTGCCGGCAGCCCCGCTGCCAGGGTCTGGACCAGCGCCTCATGCAAACGTGAGAGGGCCAGGCCGGCCTCGCCCTCGCCCAGGGGACGGGCAGGGACCCTCAGCTCGGGCAGCAGGCGGGCCAGCTCTTCCCGCCACACCCCGGCCGAAAGCTCGCCCTTCTCCCAAAGGGCCCGCAGAACCTCCACCAACCCACCAAAACCTGCCTCTAGTGGGCTTTTCCGGTGGGCCACCCAGCGGAAACCGGGTTGAAGTTGGGCATACTCCTGAAGAAGCCGGGTTTTGCCCAGCCCTCCCTCGGCCACCAACAAAGCCAGGCCCCCGGCCGTCTGAAGTGCCCCCCAAGCCTCCTCCCGCCCCATCAGCGGGGGATTCTTGAGGCGGGTGGAGGAAGGCAACGTCACTGCTTTTCCCCACCGCAGGGCCCCGGCTAAGGCTACCAGGCTCTCGGATGGCTCCACCCCAAGCTCCCGCCAAAGCCTCTGCCGGTAAGCCTCATAGGCCTTGAGGGCCTCCACCTGGCGGCCCAGCCCGGCCAAAAGGCGCAGCCGCAGGACCTGCCCCTCCTCGTGCAGGGCATCCAGCGCCAACAGCCTCTCGGCCCGCTCCAGCGCCTCTTCCAGGTGCCCCTGCTCTAAAAGCTCCACCGCCCACCGGTAAAGCACCTCGGCCTGCAGGGCCTGCAGGCGGAGGCGGGTGGACTCGAGCCACTCCTCAAACAAAGGCGCAGCCCGCACCCGCAGGCCCTGCATAAACTCCCCTCGGAAGAACCCCTGGGCCCTGGCCCAGTCCCGCGCCGCCACCGCCTGTAAAAGCTCCTCTATATCGCTTTTTACCCCCACCAGACCAAGCCGCTCTCCCTTTTGCTCCAAAAAGGAGCGCTGGGGGAGGCGAAAAAGCTCCCGACGCAGGTTGGCCCGTGCCCGCTCTTCGGGCAGGTCCCAAAGCAGGGTGGCCAGGTGCTCCCGGGTCTGGGGCCCTTCCAGGGCCAGGTAGCCCAGGAGGCCCCAGAGCTTGTGGGTAGGCAGCCCCACCGGCGCTCCCTCGAGCCGGAACACCGGAAACCCCAGGAGGTCGAGGGTGGTTTGAGCCATTTGGCCCCAGTCTAGCACCGCAGCGGCTGTGCCATCCCCGAATCGCAGACCCTTGAAGCCCTCACCCCACCCCCTTAGCCTATTCCCGGTGCGCCTGCTGGTCCTTAGGCAGAAAAACTTCCGCAACCTCGCCACGTCAGTTTTCGCGCCGGGCGCGGGCCTCACCACCGTGGTGGGCGGCAACGCCCAGGGCAAGACCAATTTGCTCGAGGCCATCGAGCTGGTGCTGGGCGGTGAAATGCAGGGCAGCACCCTGGAGCGCATCGCTTTCGGTGAAAGCGAGGCCTTTTTGTACGCTGAGGTGGAAACCCAGTGGGGCCAGAGCCGGCTCGAGGCCCACCTAAGCCGCGAAGGGCGGGAACACCGGCTCAACGAGGCCCCAGCCTCCCTGCGCGAGCTGGCCCAGCTACCCGGGGCGGTACGGCTCGGCCCCGACGACCTGGCCCTGGTGCAGGGCCCCCCTGAGGAGCGCCGGCGCTTCCTGGATGTACTGCTCTCGCGCTTCTCGGCCCGCTACCGGGCCCTTTTGGGGAGGTATACCCGCGCCCTCCAGCAGCGCAACGCCCTGCTCAAAGAGCAGCTCCGTCGCCAAAGCCCCCTGTCCACCCTGCAAAGCGTCGTCGCCGTATGGAACGCTGAACTGGCCCGCTACGGCAGCGAGATCCTGAGCCTGCGCCGGCGCATGGTGGCCCGGCTATCCTCCCTGGCCCGCGAGGCCTACCGCGAACTGGCCCCGGGAGAGCTCGAGCTGGAGCTTTGGGAAACCGTGGCCCCCGAGCGCTTACTGGAAGCCCTGGAGGAAAACCTGGCTGAGGATTTGCAGCGGGGAGCCACCAGCCTGGGCCCCCACCGCGACGACCTCCTGATCCGGCTATCGGGGCGCGAAGCCGCCCGGTACGGCAGCCGGGGGGAATGCCGCAGCATCGCCATGGCGCTACGCCTGGCCGAGCACCGCCTGCTTTGGATGCACTACGACGAGGCCCCTTTGCTCCTGGTGGACGAGTGGAGCACCGAGCTGGATACCCGCCGCCGCGAGGCCCTGCTGGCCTACGCCCAGAGCCTACCCCAGGCCATCCTGGCGGGCCTCGAGACCCCGGGGATGGGCGCGGTGGTAAAAATTGAGGCAGGCGTATGGCGCTGAAAAACCCCAACCCTCGAGCCGTCCAAGAAGCCCGCCGGGGTCTTCTTTGGGCCCTGCTGCTCTCGCTGGCCATTCTGGCTGGCATCGTCGCCCTGCTCGCCGGCCTGACCCTGCTGCGCTTAGGTCCCCACGCCGCCACCCTCCTATCGGGCGAACCGGCAACCCTGGCCCCTGGCCTGCAGGCCAACCCCATCCTGCTGCAGGTTAGCCTGGGCGCCTTCGCGGTATCCACAGGGCTCCTGCTGGCCTTGGTGTGGACCATGCGCCAGCTCCGGCAGCGCTGGAGCCAAACCGTCCCTGAACCCAACAAGAAGCGGAAAAAACAAAAATAGGGCCAGGCTGGTCGCCTGACCCCTGCTTGGCGGAGGAGGGGGGATTCGAACCCCCGATAGGGACTTTAGGTCCCTATAGCGGTTTAGCAAACCGCCGCCTTCAGCCACTCGGCCACCCCTCCATGGGGTCGGGTTCTGGGGAGCCCCAAAACCGCACACGATACTTTAGCACAAAAATCCTCTAGTTGAAGTACCCCCTGGCGGAGGGAGAGGGATTCGAACCCCCGGTAGGCTTGCGCCTACTGCGGTTTTCAAGACCGCCGCTTTCGACCACTCAGCCATCCCTCCATCCAGCGCATACCCACTATGGGGCGGAGGAGCCGGCTTGTCAAGCCGAACCAATGGGGGGGCTTGCAATTTTTTCCAGGGTATGATAGAAAGCCCTTACAAAGGTTCGCAAACGATTGCAGTAGGTGCTGACAGAAGGAACCAGGCCCCAAGGGACTCCTCAAGCGTGTTCACACCTATGTGTGGCAGTGAGCTGCAAACGATTGCTAAATATGGTTAGCCTAGACGATGTAGCTAAACGAGCTCAAGTCTCCCCTTCCACCGTTTCCCGCGCCCTTTCGCACCCGGAAATGGTGGCCAAGGCCACTCGAGAGCGCATCCTGCAAGCCGTAGAGGAACTGGGCTACCAGCCCAACCAGGTAGCCCG
The DNA window shown above is from Meiothermus sp. QL-1 and carries:
- a CDS encoding DMT family transporter, translated to MGGVVGAELSAVALALLSALSWGAGDFGGGVAARRLNPYWVALLVHATGFLFFTLAALGRGEELQPSDLPWSLGAGVAGCAGLFFLYRAFMTGQMGLVAPVAGVVGAGLAALVGMGLEGVPAPLQLLGFGFGLVGVWLAARPEGAQGGAQGLGYAFLAGAGFGGYFVLIDRVEGLFWPSALAKLTALALMLLWLWQSRASAGLGFSRTLPLVVLAGLLDAGGNVLFLAAAQAGRLDVAAVISSLYPAFTVLLAWGLLRERLGRGQGLGVLLSLVAVALIAGG
- a CDS encoding CoA transferase gives rise to the protein MGALEGIRVLELGSFIAGPFAGQLLADHGAEVIKVEPPQGDPMRSWGVQLKDGQSLWWPVIGRNKKSVVLDLQTKQGQRLVRKLVTQVDVLLENFRPGVLEKLGQEPQALLAENPRLVIAWVSGFGQTGPYREQAGFGSLAEAMGGLRYHFHGG
- a CDS encoding C1 family peptidase, whose amino-acid sequence is MKVRFGFLFWLVLGMVGCTPPTPPSGNGLPNDRPYVRLEDGRLVALNTLEEIEEARAYYETRLQDGNEAILEEEGPLPQGQPIRPLALPPSADLRANQTPIRDQWIRGTCTSFAVAALLEAAYKRLHGLELDLSEEWINGAQKMGLLISTGAPGAPMPLPLRENAIYGLSGGGVTWGLDHVLRYGIPAETHWPYNNTRPFLEKTDDPLDDPRVLWYGPITERQDYLDTFNLTHRLWTVQTLDERGREIYPLYRAPVTPFPNAAQQQAIYGPSHIVYARPEELIRLEWYKTQLAEGREIAFSAVLIGRRYGEEVRLEFRDNVWIPGPGPDSWGGHAMLMVGYDDARRVFLVKNSWGRDERGRGSPVEADPDGDGFVAMSYDWVTLGLIYEAAVVRAVRRPDGFSPAYPLGLWNINLDGFVTRQLGIYHLPRTMTNAILRERFSGAPAGAVDRRLGTFHIPGLSGFRVNGETLPALRFVRFWLLPDTASEPWRDLPDRVTETKEFRVIFFKNGRIATGFTEDWGVVMYRDRGVPSGSASVSGPPRAESFAGRWQVYDDDTSVPVLGEPLRGELRIRYNSGVLSGVYVYQGQEFPLKISYNANNPTRIQFEVRGLYGSSLDKIFIGYMMRGNKSLFVGHSGYIVGIVPILNGFYAERIGD
- a CDS encoding BTAD domain-containing putative transcriptional regulator, with product MAQTTLDLLGFPVFRLEGAPVGLPTHKLWGLLGYLALEGPQTREHLATLLWDLPEERARANLRRELFRLPQRSFLEQKGERLGLVGVKSDIEELLQAVAARDWARAQGFFRGEFMQGLRVRAAPLFEEWLESTRLRLQALQAEVLYRWAVELLEQGHLEEALERAERLLALDALHEEGQVLRLRLLAGLGRQVEALKAYEAYRQRLWRELGVEPSESLVALAGALRWGKAVTLPSSTRLKNPPLMGREEAWGALQTAGGLALLVAEGGLGKTRLLQEYAQLQPGFRWVAHRKSPLEAGFGGLVEVLRALWEKGELSAGVWREELARLLPELRVPARPLGEGEAGLALSRLHEALVQTLAAGLPAGGVVVLDDLHHADAATLAFLPYLVRRSRAFGVRVLGATRPEALREPHPLAAALRELERDGLLSPVRLHPLAEEDVLRLVRTLSRMETGGVLFSRRLHRATGGNPLFLLRTLEHLMAQGLLRADPEGWHTPFDEATEDYRELPLPESIHEEVVRGLEALGGRRAAEMLAVAGNPLDPFSLRRLLGGETLAWMETLEGLEAAGYLRGGAEGYTFAHELFRQAVLEEMPPARRRTLHVLLAEELLAQGEAPYRHLEAAGRLKEAWHVAMRAGRTALERQAFPVAAEILSWAREVQKRAGAEAEDQARLLLELEEALMLSGQIPAQEAVLKTLESLTPELPSSLRLETGLRRVRFLAMGGRWGEALAHAEAALALGEHPQICLFRADALANLGKPGAREEALRVWEKASQEGKEAAMAAAAYLLAKLAVVAESEDLETWLGHLARLGRPGLAEVRLKQFACTLALRKEAWAEALAEATEAYTRAEALGYREALGVFQNFRGLALVRLERYAEALESYYAAHAHFGELGRTHFQAGVGINLAGLLLRFGAFQEAETWAQRALEVFQAIGEPRGSSEAARALGNTLLWRGNLEGAEALFRQSLGLAEAAGLKQSALEAQADLAVARLLQGNLEEAESLLRQVLEAQRPDWPLDAAWLALALLRQGRAQEARALAEKTLGDRLPTSDIPLLAQAACGLDPTGALTRLRAHRARQQSLTPPAYQETLAAWHRLLDSLFLTPAA
- the recF gene encoding DNA replication and repair protein RecF (All proteins in this family for which functions are known are DNA-binding proteins that assist the filamentation of RecA onto DNA for the initiation of recombination or recombinational repair.) translates to MRLLVLRQKNFRNLATSVFAPGAGLTTVVGGNAQGKTNLLEAIELVLGGEMQGSTLERIAFGESEAFLYAEVETQWGQSRLEAHLSREGREHRLNEAPASLRELAQLPGAVRLGPDDLALVQGPPEERRRFLDVLLSRFSARYRALLGRYTRALQQRNALLKEQLRRQSPLSTLQSVVAVWNAELARYGSEILSLRRRMVARLSSLAREAYRELAPGELELELWETVAPERLLEALEENLAEDLQRGATSLGPHRDDLLIRLSGREAARYGSRGECRSIAMALRLAEHRLLWMHYDEAPLLLVDEWSTELDTRRREALLAYAQSLPQAILAGLETPGMGAVVKIEAGVWR